A genome region from Arachis duranensis cultivar V14167 chromosome 8, aradu.V14167.gnm2.J7QH, whole genome shotgun sequence includes the following:
- the LOC107460241 gene encoding uncharacterized protein LOC107460241, with translation MLRVSSKLVPLLLQSVTSSHTHTHLISSYSTSRLFLSYSHLFPRRPMASLSALPHRLQYPTARRDDSIVEDYHGVKVADPYRWLEDPDAEEVKEFVEKQVQLTNSVLQQCETRSKLSEKITKLFDHPRYHAPFRRGDKYFYFHNSGLQPQDTLYVQDSLEGKPEVLLDPNALSEDGTISLNTLSISEDAKYLAYGLSSSGSDWVTIKVMRIADKNAEPDTLSWVKFSSISWTHDSKGFFYSRYPAPKDGEVVDAGTETNSNLYHELYYHFLGTDQSEDILCWRDPENPKYSFGGSVTDDGKYVLLYISEGCDPVNKLYYFDMSELPNGMESFRNKSTLLPFVKLIDNFDAQYHDIANDGTLFTFLTNKDAPKYKLVRVDLREPTVWSEVLQESENDVLESACAVNGNQLIVSYLSDVKYILQVRDLETGLLLHQLPIDIGTVDEVSARRKDSVVFISFTSFLMPRIIYQCDLRTNIPDMKIFREIVVPGFDRSEFQVKQVFVTSKDGTKIPIFIVAKKDIRLDGSHPCLLYGYGGFNISLTPYFAVSRIVLTRHLGTVFCIANIRGGGEYGEEWHKAGSLANKQNCFDDFISAAEYLVSTGYTQPRKLCIEGGSNGGLLIGACINQRPDLFGCALAHVGVMDMLRFHKFTIGHAWTTDYGCSDKEKEFHWLIKYSPLHNVRRPWEQQPDKSIQYPSTMLLTADHDDRVVPLHSLKLLATMQYVLCTSLENSPQTNPIIGRIDCKSGHGAGRPTQKMIDEAADRYSFMAKMLDAQWID, from the exons ATGCTAAGAGTTTCTTCGAAACTTGTGCCGCTTCTTCTTCAGTCAGTTACTTCAAGTCACACTCACACGCACCTCATTTCTTCTTATTCTACTTCACGTCTCTTCCTCTCTTATTCTCACCTTTTTCCTCGGAGACCGATGGCCTCTCTCTCCGCCCTACCACACCGTCTCCAATATCCTACTGCTCGCAGAGACGACTCCATCGTTGAAGACTACCACGGCGTCAAGGTTGCCGATCCTTACCGATG GCTCGAAGATCCAGATGCGGAAGAAGTGAAGGAGTTTGTAGAGAAACAGGTGCAATTGACGAACTCGGTACTTCAGCAATGCGAAACTAGATCCAAACTTAGTGAAAAGATCACGAAGCTTTTTGATCATCCTCGTTATCATGCTCCGTTTAGGCGAGGTGATAAGTACTTTTACTTCCACAACTCAGGGCTTCAGCCTCAAGACACACTCTATGTGCAG GATAGCTTGGAGGGTAAACCTGAGGTTTTGCTTGATCCTAATGCGCTCAGCGAAGATGGAACCATCTCGTTGAACACGCTATCAATCAGTGAAGATGCTAAGTATTTGGCTTACGGACTTAGTTCAAGTGGTAGTGATTGGGTGACTATAAAAGTAATGCGTATTGCAGATAAGAATGCTGAGCCTGACACTTTGTCATGG GTCAAGTTTTCCTCTATTAGTTGGACACATGATAGCAAAGGTTTCTTTTATAGCCGATATCCAGCACCTAA GGATGGAGAAGTAGTAGATGCTGGGACTGAGACGAATTCTAATCTTTACCATGAGCTCTATTATCATTTCTTGGGTACAGATCAATCAGAAGATATTTTGTGTTGGAGAgatcctgaaaaccctaaatattcatttggaggaagtgtCACTGATGATGGGAAG TATGTTCTCCTTTATATTTCAGAAGGCTGTGATCCAGTTAACAAACTTTACTACTTTGACATGTCTGAACTTCCCAATGGGATGGAAAGTTTTCGAAATAAAAGTACTCTGCTTCCATTTGTCAAGCTCATTGATAATTTTGATGCACAGTATCATGACATTGCGAATGATGGCACTCTGTTTacatttttaactaataaagaTGCTCCAAAATATAAACTAGTAAGGGTGGATTTGAGAGAACCAACTGTGTGGTCTGAGGTTCTCCAAGAGTCTGAAAATGATGTACTTGAGTCAGCTTGTGCTGTGAATGGTAATCAACTGATAGTGAGTTATTTGAGTGATGTGAAGTATATTCTTCAAGTAAGAGACCTAGAAACAGGCTTGTTGCTACATCAATTACCAATTGATATTGGCACTGTTGACGAAGTTTCTGCAAGGCGTAAAGATAGTGTGGTTTTCATAAGCTTTACAAGCTTCCTAATGCCAAGAATCATATATCAGTGTGACCTTAGAACAAATATACCTGATATGAAGATATTTCGTGAAATTGTTGTCCCTGGGTTTGATCGCTCTGAGTTTCAGGTCAAGCAG GTTTTTGTTACCAGTAAAGATGGGACAAAGATCCCAATATTCATTGTTGCCAAAAAGGATATTCGTTTGGATGGATCGCACCCTTGTTTGCTATATGGATATGGTGGTTTTAACATAAGTCTCACCCCATATTTCGCTGTTAGTCGTATAGTACTCACTAGACATTTAGGTACTGTTTTTTGCATTGCAAATATTCGTGGAGGTGGAGAATACGGGGAGGAATGGCATAAAGCAGGATCCCTTGCAAATAAGCAGAATTGCTTTGATGACTTCATCTCTGCAGCTGAGTATCTTGTGTCTACTGGTTATACCCAACCCCGAAAGTTATGCATTGAAGGTGGGAGTAATGGTGGTCTTCTTATTGGGGCTTGTATAAACCAG AGACCTGATCTTTTTGGTTGTGCACTGGCTCATGTTGGTGTTATGGATATGCTAAGGTTCCACAAATTTACCATAG GCCATGCTTGGACCACAGATTATGGTTGTTCAGACAAGGAGAAAGAGTTTCATTGGCTAATCAA GTACTCACCATTGCATAATGTGCGGCGGCCATGGGAACAGCAGCCTGATAAGTCAATTCAATACCCATCGACCATGCTGTTGACTGCTGATCATGATGATCGTGTTGTGCCATTGCACTCATTGAAGCTATTGGCG ACCATGCAGTATGTCCTGTGTACTAGCTTGGAGAATAGTCCGCAGACGAACCCGATAATTGGTCGCATTGACTGCAAGTCTGGACATGGAGCCGGTCGGCCAACACAGAAAATG ATAGATGAAGCTGCTGATCGGTACAGCTTCATGGCAAAAATGTTAGACGCGCAATGGATTGATTAG